The genomic region TGGCAATACTCATGATAACAATGCCTGTAACTGCAAAAGGAATCCAATGGTATCTTTTCAGGAAAGGAGATATAGAATAAATCCACAAATGCAGGATGATAAGATGAAGACAAGGATCAAGGAACTCCGGGCCAGATATGACCTTACCCAGGAAGACCTTGCAAACAAAGTTGGAGTAAGAAGGGAAACCATCGGTTTTCTGGAAAAAGGGAAATATAATCCCTCACTAAAACTTGCATATAAAGTCGCAATAACTCTTGAGACAACAATAGATGAACTGTTCATCTTTGATGAATCTGATCTCAAATAACCTTGGAGATAACTATGGAAGCGAAAACAAAAGTCTGGCTTACAGAGGATGGAAAACCAATAATTGGCGGTGGAAAAGTAGAACTTCTCAAGACAATCGATGAAGAAAAATCACTTCGAAAAGCCTGCATGAAAATGGATATATCCTACAAGCATGCATGGAATGTCCTCAATAAAATAAGTGAGAGACTTGGAAAGGATGTAGTAACAACTGTGAGGGGTGGGAAAAGCCAGGGAACTTTTCTTACAGACGAAGGCCGCAGACTTATAAAAGAATATGAGATGAACAGGAAATTCATCAACAATACAATGGAAGATGAAGGGTCCTGGGAAAAACTGGGTCTTGCCATTTCAGCTCGTAATAAAATTCCTGCAAAGGTCGTAAGTGTTGAAAAAGAAGGTCTTGTTGCCAAAGTGAAACTGGAAATCGATCCATCTGCGCTTACTTCAATTATAACTTCCGAAGCTGTAGAGAGACTTGGTATAGAAGAAGGAGACAGTGTATTTGCAATAATCAAGTCAACGGAAGTTCTTATCGGAAAAGTGCAAAAACAGGAATAAGAGAACATCAGGGATTAAATTTAACATTTAACCTTTCAAAAACAGTATATACTTTTAAGACACATATTATTCTGGTTAGAAACAAGAATAACAATCAAATTGTTGATATTTGTTGTTTTACTCGGGACGGGAATCATGAAAAGTAAAGGAGATTTTTCGTGGGAGAACGGCAAGATCAAAAACGGTGACACCCTGGGGAAAATTGTGGCAATTCCCACCCAGGAAGATTTAGAGCCGGAAGTTTTCGACGATATTAAAGCTAAGCATACTAAACAAAACTTTGATGAAGAAGCTGACATCGTAATTGATGAATTCAAAGAGAAAATGACAGAAGTCCTCTCCAGAGAATTACATCGTAGAAGATGAAGTCTTACCTTTCTTCAATTTTCTTTGTTTATAGATACCATTGATTATAAAAGGAATTAGCAATAGTGCAAACGCTGTTTTTACCATTGGATCCAGCACTTCACTTGCATTTCCCACAATAGATGAAGCTTCAATGCCCAGTCTGAAATAAATCATGTCAAGCAGCAATCCAAAAGCCAGTGAACATACTGCAATCATTGAAAGATACAATGCTGCACTTCTTTTGCCCAGGAATCTTGTTACCATAGTAATTGTGGCTGCATTTGTTGCCGGACCAGCCAGCAGGAATACAAATGCTGTGCCTGGACTCATTCCTTTTGAAACAAGGGCAGCAGCAAGCGGAGTTGAAGCCGTTGCACAAATGTAAAGTGGAATTCCTATTACCAGCATGAGAATCATAGAGAAAACTCCACCTCCAAGATAATCACCTACCATTTCATCCGGGATTGCAAAGGATATAATCCCGGCAATCAGGATACCTACCATAAGCCAACCTGAAATATCACCAAGAAGCTCTATAAAGGAATATTTCAGAGCTTTTTTTATTTTGATAAGAATGGAAGCATTTTCATCAATATCTGTTTCAGAGTGGCATGAA from Methanolobus tindarius DSM 2278 harbors:
- a CDS encoding helix-turn-helix transcriptional regulator, which translates into the protein MKTRIKELRARYDLTQEDLANKVGVRRETIGFLEKGKYNPSLKLAYKVAITLETTIDELFIFDESDLK
- a CDS encoding SO_0444 family Cu/Zn efflux transporter, which translates into the protein MTFIDFIFSVVLGILSESWGLFEEAAPYLFLGFVVAGLLHALVSDEKILKYLGKSAGKFRSALNASIIGIPLPLCSCGVVPTALSLKNRGATKGATLSFLISTPETGVDSIAITYALLDPIMTVFRPIASMTTALFTGLAENIIGEKRESKKSLLSSENGSIALMQAPACSDSSCSCHSETDIDENASILIKIKKALKYSFIELLGDISGWLMVGILIAGIISFAIPDEMVGDYLGGGVFSMILMLVIGIPLYICATASTPLAAALVSKGMSPGTAFVFLLAGPATNAATITMVTRFLGKRSAALYLSMIAVCSLAFGLLLDMIYFRLGIEASSIVGNASEVLDPMVKTAFALLLIPFIINGIYKQRKLKKGKTSSSTM
- a CDS encoding molybdenum-dependent transcriptional regulator — its product is MEAKTKVWLTEDGKPIIGGGKVELLKTIDEEKSLRKACMKMDISYKHAWNVLNKISERLGKDVVTTVRGGKSQGTFLTDEGRRLIKEYEMNRKFINNTMEDEGSWEKLGLAISARNKIPAKVVSVEKEGLVAKVKLEIDPSALTSIITSEAVERLGIEEGDSVFAIIKSTEVLIGKVQKQE